The segment TCGCATCCAGTTCGCGTCACAGGCATAAGTTGTTCGTGATTCGACGGCCGTGACGAGGGGTCACGGCCGGGCATGTACCAACAGGGGAACATACCCCGCTGAGGAGACAGACATGACCCAACCCATCAGCCGTTATCCGGTTCCCGCCATCGAGAACCTGCCGGACGACATCCGCCAGCGCGTGCTCGAAGTCCAGGAGAAGGCCGGCTTCGTTCCCAACGTCTTCCTGGCCCTGGCCCATCGTCCCGACGAGTGCCGCGCGTTCTTCGCCTATCACGACGCGCTGATGCTCAAGGAGACCGGCAGCCTGACCAAGGGCGACCGCGAGATGATCGTGGTGGCCACGTCGGGCGTGAACCAGTGTCTCTACTGCGTGGTGGCCCACGGTGCCATCCTGCGCATCTACGAGAAAAAGCCGCTCGTGGCCGATCAGGTCGCGGTGAACTACCTCAAGGCAGATATCACGCCGCGCCAGCGTGCCATGCTCGACTTCGCGATGAAGGTCTGCACGGACTCGCATACGATCGGCGAAGCCGATTTCGAGGCACTGCGCGCCCATGGGTTTGACGACGAGGACGCGTGGGACATCGCCGGCATCACGGCGTTCTTCGGGCTCTCCAACCGCATGGCCAACACGATCGGGATGCGTCCGAACGAGCAGTTCTTCCTGATGGGGCGCGTGCCGAAGGCCAAGTAGGGCGATTCGGCGGCTCAGCGGCTCAGCGGATCTGCGCGCAGCCGCCGTTCTTCGGGTCGAACAGCACGGGCCACGCCTGGTCGTAGATGCCCGGCGTGCAGTGCTTCTCGCATCGGGCATGGGCCAGCGTGATACGGCGCGGGTCCTGCCACACCATCAGCGTGCAGCCGCTGCCATCTATCGCATGCAGTTCGATGTGTGGCGTCTGCTGTACCTGCTTGAATTCCGACAGGTCGAAGTGGCACCAGCCACGGCGCGATACCCACAGCTTCCAGGTCAGCGTTTCCACGGCATTGTGCGAGACACGCACTGTCGCGTCCTCGCGGAAACCATCTTCCTCGGTGCGTCGGCAGATGCCAGAGATGTCGATCTCGTGCGCCGCGATCGGTGTGGCGCGCACGGCGATTTCGGGGGTCTTCGAGGGGTAGGGTGCGGGCAGCTGGCCGGTGTAGGTGGGCGGCCCTTTCGGAGCGAACGGTTCGACGCAGGCGGCGCACAAAAAAACAGCCAGCATGGCTGGCATTGCATTTCTTAACGTCATATCGGCCCCCTTCACGCGACCCGTTCATCTACTGTAGGGGATGCCGCTGCAAAGACCAGCAGGATATGTTCCGTGGAAGTCCTAGCGCATGGGCGGTGGAGCGGAACCTATACTCAACAGATGTGCCCGCGTCGGGGGCACCCGCCATCGCCCCCGGCCTCTCTCCCGCCTGCGGGAGCGAGGCCGGAGGAGAGGTCGGGAGAGAGGGCGAGGCCTCGCATTGGCCGATCACATTTCAAGCCACCGCTCGCATCTCGGCGGCACGCGGCGCAGCAGGCTGCACCATCGGATATCCCGCCGCGAACACCAGACGCCCGGCCGACCACGTATGGGTGACCAGCGGCTGCCCGGCAACGCTGCCCACGGCGATGACGTCGGCACGCTTGCCCGGCGCCAGCCGGCCGCGATCGTCCAGCAGGCAGGCATCTGCCGGATTGGACGTGACCAGTGCCAGCGCCCGGTCGAGCGGAAGGTCGGCGAGGCGTGAGGCGGCGAATGCCGCCGCGATCAGTGTGGACGGCTGGTAGTCCGAGCAGAGGATGTGGCCGACGCCGGCGTGAATCGCATCGATCGCACGCATCGAACCGCTCTGGCTCTTGCCGCGCAGCACGTTCGGCGCGCCGAGGATCGTCGGGAGCGCGTGGGCCGAGGCGGCCTGCGCCGTCTCCACGTTGATCGGAAACTCGCTCATGCGAACCCCCAGCGCGTGCATTGCGGCGATGCGTTGCGGAGAGTCGTCGTCGTGGCTGGCGGTGGGGATGCCGAGTTCGTGCGCCTTCGAGACCAGACGGTTGACGCGCTCGGTTGCGCCGGCCAACTCAGCCGATTTCTTCGCAGCCGCGTCGGCGGCTTCCTCGCGGCTCATGCCGTGATTGCCCATCATGTACGACAGGTAAGCATCGAGCGTTTTGAACTGACCCTGGCCCGGCGAGTGGTCCATGACCGACAGCAGGTCGACCACGCCTTCGGCCATCAGCATCTCGAGCACTGGCACGGCGGCGTTATCGGTGACTTCATAGCGGCAGTGGATGCGATTGTCGACGAGGCTGTGCGCGCGATACGCGGCCACGGTACGCACCAGCGTCGCGGCGGTCTCGTTGTTGCGTACGCCGAACTGGTTGCTGGCGAACGACAACGCGTGGTACGGCGTGGTGATGCCAGCTGCGGCATTGCGGCGGTCAACCTGCGCCACCGCGAAGTCGAGCGGAAACAGCACATTGGCGCGGGGCTCGGCTTCCTTTTCGATCGCGTCGCAGTGGACGTCGATAAGCCCGGGCATCACGGTGTGGCCGCGCAGGTTGATGACCTCGGCGTCGGCTGGGGCGGAGGCTGGCTCGATGGCGGCGATCTGGCCGTCGGCGATCAGCATCGCGCTGTCGTGCAGGACGCGATCCGGCAGTACCAGCGTCGCGTGCGTGAGGTAGGTGGTAGACATGTCCGGTTCCAGTTCAGGTTCAGGCAAGCGCCGTGGCCGGCTGCAGCGGCAGCATGCGCGTGGCCACCGCATCGCGCACAGCCTCGTCGTGGAAGATGCCGATCAGCGAGCGGCCTTCGGCCAGCGCTTCGCGGATCAGTTCGATCACCACCGCCCGGTTGTCGGCGTCGAGCGACGCGGTGGGCTCGTCGAGCAACAGGATCGGGTGGCCACCGATCAGGCCGCGCGCGATATTCACGCGTTGCTGCTCGCCGCCGGAGAACGTGGCGGGTGGCAAGTCCCAAAGTCGGCGTGGCAGGTTCAGCCGTTCGAGCAGCGTCGCGGCGCGGGCGCGGGCTTCCTCGTGGCTGGCGCCGCGTTGCTGCAGCGGATCGGCCACCACGTCGAGCGCGGAGACGCGTGGGATGGCACGCAGGAACTGCGAGACATAGCCGATCACATCGCGGCGCAACTTGAGCACGCGTTGTTCCGGGGCGTTGGTCAGTTCCACCCATGGCTCGCTGGCCTCGCTCGTGTCGCGCAGGCGGATCGTGCCTTCGGTTGCGAGGTAGTTGCCATAGAGGCAGCGCAGAAGCGTGCTCTTGCCGGTGCCGGAACGGCCGGACAGCACGAGGCATTCGCCACGCGAGGCGTCAAAGTCGATAGCGCGCAGCACGGGCAGGCGAATGCCGCCCTGGTTGTGCAACGTGAACATCTTGCCGAGGCCGCGGACCTCAATCAGTTTCTGGTTGTTGGCTTGCATCATGATCATCCCTGCAGGATGGAGGAGACCAGCAACTGCGTGTACGGATGCTGCGGGTCATCGAGGATCTGATCGGTCAGGCCCTGTTCGACCACGCGGCCGCCCTGCATGACCAGCGTGCGGTGCGCGAGCAGGCGCGCCACGGCCAGGTCGTGCGTGACAAGGATCGCGGCCAGGCCCAGGTCGGTGACCAGGCGGCGCATCAGGTCGAGCAGCCGGGCCTGCACGGAGACATCGAGCGATGCGGTCGGCTCGTCCATGAACACCAGGCGTGGATGGGTGACCAGGTTGCGTGCGATCTGCAGACGCTGCTGCATCCCGCCCGAGAACGTGGTCGGCACATCGTCCAGCCGGGAGAGGTCGATCTCCATTTTCTCGAGCCAGGCGCCGGCGATCTCGCGCAGGTCACCGTAGTGGCGATTGCCGACGGCCATCAGGCGCTCGGCGATATTGGCGCCGGCGCTCACCTGCATCCGCAGGCCATCGCGGGCGTGCTGCCGCACGAAGCCCCAGTCCGTGCGGGCCAGCAGACGCATCCGCGCGCTCGACAGTCCAGCCAGATCGGTCAGCCCCGATTCGCGCATGTCGTAGCTGACGCTGCCGCGCTGCGCCTTGACCTGCATCGACAGGGCTTGCAGCAGCGTGCTCTTGCCCGAGCCCGATTCACCGACCACGCAGAGCACTTCGCCCGGATAGAGATCGAAGTTGACATCGTGGCAACCATGCACGCCGTCCCAGGTGTGCGTCAGGTTGCGTACGGAGAGCAGAGGCGTCGCGTTCATTGGGCACCTCCTGCGGCCTGCTTCATAGCCTGCGCGGCCTGGCGGTCGGCGCAGTACTCGGTGTCCGAGCACACGAACATGCGCGTGCCGGCATCGTCGGTGATGATCTCGTCGAGATAGCTGTCGGTGGCGCCGCATTGCGCACAGCAGCTCGACCACTTTTCCACGGTGAACGGATGATCGACGAAGTCGAGGCTCTTGACCGTGGTGTACGGCGGCACGGCATAGACGCGCTTCTCGCGCCCGGCGCCAAACAGCATCAACGCGGGGCTACGGTCGAGCTTCGGGTTGTCGAACTTGGGGATCGGCGAAGGCCGCATCATGTACCGCTGGTTGACGATCACGGGGTAGTCGTAAGTGGTGGCGATATGGCCGTGATGGGCGATGTCTTCGTAGAGCTTCACGTGCATCGAGCCATATTCGGCCAGCGCGTGCATCGTGCGCGTTTCGGTTTCGCTCGGCTCCAGCCAGCGCAGCGGCTCGGGAATAGGTACCTGGTAGACCATCGTCTGGCCCGCGCTCAGCTTCGTTTCCGGAATACGGTGACGGGTCTGGATGATGGTGGCGTCGGTGGTGCGCTCGGTCGTCTGCACGCCGGTCACGCGGCCAAAGAAGCGGCGGATGTTGATCGCGTTCGTGGTGTCGTCCGATCCCTGGTCGATGACCTTGAGCACGTCCTGGCGGCCGATGATCGCGGCGGTCACCTGGATGCCGCCCGTGCCCCAGCCATACGGCAGTGGCATTTCACGGCTGCCGAACGGCACCTGGTAGCCGGGTATCGCAACGGCCTTGAGCAGCGCCCGGCGCAGCATCCGCTTGGTCGATTCGTCCAGATAGGCGAAGTTGTAGTGTTCGTCGCGTGCGACGGTAGCGGTGGCGTTCATGCCAGCGACTCCTCCTGGGGTTGGTCTTCGGCCGGCGCATCGGTGGCCGCGCCCTGTTGCTCGGCGCGCAGCCGCCGCAGCAGTTCGAGGTTGGCCTGGAAGTCCACGTAGTGCGGCAGCTTCAGGTGCTGCACGAAGCCGGACGCTTCGACGTTGTCGCTGTGGTACAGCATGAATTCGATATTGTTGGCCGGTGCGTCACCTGCCTCGCCGAGTTCTTCCGCGCGCATCGCGCGATCGGCCAGCGCCATCGACATCGCCTTGCGCTCGTTGTAGCCGAACACGAGACCGTAGCCACGCGTGAGTCGCGGCGCTTCGTCGGCGTTGCCCGCAAACTGGCTCACCATCTGGCATTCAGTCACTTCCACTTCACCGATGGTGATGGCGAAGCCGAGTTCCTCGATGAACATCTCGACTTCGGTGCTGCCATAGCGGATCTCGCCGGCGAACGGGTGCGAATTGCCATAGCCGCGCTGCGTGGAGTAGCCCATCGACAGCAGAAAGCCTTCATCGGCGCGCGCCAGGTTCTGCAGGCGTGCGGGACGCTCGGCGGGGAACGTCAGCGGTTCGCGTGTCAGGTCCGGCGGGGCGGGGTCGCCCGGAGGAATCGCGTCGGCTTCCACCAGCGATTCGGCTTCCAGCAGGCTGGTGACGCGCGGCATGTTCGGAGCAAGCGGTTCTGGCGAGGGCGGTAGCGGCGCGGGGTCGCGGCCCGCTTCGAGCGTGAAGTCGAGCAGCCGCTGCGTGTAGTCGTAGGTCGGTCCGAGGACTTGTCCGCCGGGCACGTCCTTGAACGTTGACGAGATTCGGCGCTGCAGGCACATCTTGCCGGTATCCAGCGCCTGGGTATAACCGAAGCGCGCGAGCGTGGTGCGATAGGCACGCAGCAGGAAGATCGCTTCGATTTGATCGCCGGCAGCCTGCTTGAGCGCGAGCGCGGCCAGGTGTGGGTCATAGAGCGAACCCTCGGCCATCACGCGCGATACCGCCAGCGGCATCTGTTCGCGGATTTGTTCGAGTGTGATCTCCGGTACCGACGTGTCCCCTCGACGATAGGCGTCGAGCATCTGGTAGGAGTTCAGGATGGCGCGTTCGCCCCCTTTGACGGCTACGTACATCTCAGTCCTCCACGTGCGTGGTGCGCGTCATCGCGCAGAATTCGTCGCCGCTGGCCAGCAGCAGGTCCACGCCGAGCGGAAAGCCCGCGTTGTTGGCGCGCCAGCTTGCGCGGAAGTCCGCGGGCAGGCCGGTCACACACAGCGATTGCGTGGTTTCGATGCCGGGGCCGCGCAGCGTGAGCGTGTCGCCCGCGTGCAGCGAGGCGACTTCCACGAGCAGCGTGGCGGAGCGGTCCGGGTAGGCGGGCAAGCCCTGCGCGCAATCGGCGAGCGCGGGCATCGCATGGCCGGCGGGGACGCAGACGAAGGTGGCTTCGCCCAGGTTATCCACGAGCGGGCAGCCGCAATGGAAGCGCAGGAACGCGCGCGCGGCCGCGGGCACATCGGCGGGCAGCCAGACCGGGGTGTCGGGGTCCGCCAGCGTCAGCAGCAGGGCGGTCAGCGCGGGGGACAGGCCCTCGGGCTGGCCGCTCGTCACAGGCAGCGTTTCCAGGCGGCCCGGATGGGCGAATGCTTCGAGCGCCGCTCGGAACACCTGTTGCGCGTCGTCCACGGGATTATCGAAACCCGGCAGCAGCGATGTGGCGGGGGCGGTGGTCATTGACTGGGTGGATGGCATCTCAATCCTCTCCGCGGGCCATCGTGAAGAATTCGACGCGCGTTTGCGCGGCGGTGGCGGCCTGGTGGGCCGCGCGCTCGGTCAGGGTCTGTGCAAGTGGCGCGATGACCACGTCATGCACGCGCTGGTGCCAGGCCGGGCGCTGCAGCAGTGCGTCGAGCACGGCGGCCTGTTCGGCGTGGCGCGTGCCGCGTCCCTGTATGTAGGCCACGCCAGCCGTGGCGGCTTGGCCTTCGGTCTCGTCGAGCACCACGGCGCAGCGCGTGACGGACATCTCACCCAGATTGAACTGGGCACCGGTGCCACCCGCGCGGGCCCGGACCATCGCCATGCCCGATTCGGGCTTGCGCAGCAGTCGGTAGCCGGGCAGTGCCGCCACGTCGCCGAGCCGCGAGTAGGCCGCATCGAGCGCATCCGTTTGGGCCAGCGCCAGAATCCTCAGCCACGCGGCCCGTGCCGCGTTGGCCTGGTTGGCGGTTTCGCTTTGCATGATCACCCCTATACGTCTATACGTTTAGATGTACACTAACACAACACGGCGATACTAGAACACAGGCACATGAACGTTTCGTGACGGGTCGGGCCTTTCCTCGGACACGCAACATCGGCGCCAAGGCATGAGGCACAATCGCACGCTATTGGTGAATGCTTGATGACAACAGGGCAAGGCAAGATGTCTGATCGGGAAGTCGAACGGGGTTCCGGCGTCGCCGTATGGCGGCAGATTGGCGAGGCGCTTGCGGAGGACATCCGCAACAAACTCTATGGGCCGGGCGAGCAGTTGCCGCCGGAACCGGAACTGGCCTCGCGCTTCGCTGTGAACCGCCATACGATCCGGCGCGCGATGGGTGAGCTCGAACTGAGCGGCCTGGTGCGGATCGAGCAGGGCCGAGGCACCTTCGTGCAGGAGCACGCCATTGATTACGCCATCGGGCGTCGCACGCGCTTCTCGCAGAACCTGGCCGCGCAGGGGATGCGCGGGCACGCGGAACTCGTCAATAGCCAGATCCTGCGCGCGCCGGAAATCGCCAAACATCTTGGTCTGTCCCGTACGGCGGAGATTCTGCATGTGCAGATGCTCGGCAAGGCCGAAGGGCGCACGGTCGACGTGGCCGAGCATTACTTCGATCCTAAGCGTTTTCCCGGTTTTGAAGACAAGGTGAACGAGACACAATCGATCTCGCGCACGCTGGCGAAGTACGGCATTGCCGATTACACCCGCAAGTGGTCGCGCATCACGGCGGCCATGCCGAGCGCCCCGGTGGCGCGATTGCTGAATCAGCCGAAGACGCGGCCTATCCTGCAAGTGGAGGCACTGAACATCGATATTGACGGCGCCCCCGTCCAATACAGCATGACGCGCTTTGCCGGCGACTGGGTGCAACTCACGGTCTCCGATCAGGATTGAAATGACGCATCACCCCGCGGTTGCACGCGGGGTGATGCGTACGTATTGGTCTAGACATCCGTCTGTCATCTACCAAAGCTAACGTATTGCCCATGCATACGATCTCTCAAGCATCATCGACCCCGCTCGCGGGGATCACCGGCCGCCGCGTGATGGGCGCCGACGGCATCGGCCTGGCAATGTTGGGCATTCATAACGGCAGCGTGATGGCGCAGCCACCCGCAAGTGGCCCCTGCATCGACGCGGGCGACCTGCTGGTGCTGCCGGGCATTGTCGACATTCATGGTGATGCGTTCGAGCGTTCCGTGATGCCGCGTCCCGGCGTGAGCTTCCCATACGGAGCCGCGCTGCTCGACGTCGACCGCCAGTTGCTCGCGCACGGCATCACGACCGAGTTTCATGGCGTGACCCTGTCGTGGGAGGGCGGCTTGCGTGGCGAGGCCTACGCGCTGCGCATGTTCGATGCGCTGGCCCAGTTGCGGCCCGTGCTGGGCGCGGAGCACAAGGTGCATCTGCGCTTCGAGGCCTATCACCTCGCTGGCGTGGAGACGGCCTTGTCGTGGATGGCGGATGGCCGTGTGGCCCTGCTGGCGATCAACGATCACCTGCCGACCATGGCTCGCCGCATGAGTGACGAACGCAAGCTCGTGCAGTACGCGGAACGCGCCGAGTGCGATACCGAGACATTCCGCAACCGTCTGCGCGCAGCCAGCCGAAATGCGCAGGAAGTGCCTGCCGCGATGTCGTGCCTGATCGCCGCGGCGCTGGCCGCGAACCTGCCGGTTGCATCGCATGATGATCCCGACGTGGCGACGCGCCAGCACTATCATGCCCAGGGCTGCCGGATCGCGGAGTTCCCGCTGACGGTGGAGGCCGCGACGCTGGCACGCCAGATCGGCGACGAGACCGTTTTCGGCGCACCCAATGTGCTGCGCGGCAAGAGCCATACGGGCGCGCCTAACGCCACGGAAATGGTGGCCGCCGGCCTGTGTTCGGTTCTGGCTTCCGATTACTACTATCCCGCGCTGCTGCAGGCCGCATTCAAGCTCGCGCAGCTTGGCGTGTGCTCGCTGCCCGAGGCGTGGCACCTGGTGTCGCGTAATCCGGCACGTGCGACGGGTCTGCGCGACCGTGGCGTGCTCGCGCCGGGAATGCGCGCCGATGCGATTCTCGTCGATGACAGCCAGCTGGGATTGCCGCGTGTCTGCGCCACCATCGTGAATGGTGAGGTGCGCCATGCGTCCGGCGCGCTGTCGATGACTGACCTGGCGGATCTCGCCGACGTAGCCGGCGCTCGCGGCAGCCTGGCGGCATGACGATGCAGGCGCACCGCTACGCGATCTATCTCGCGCCCGCCGAGCCATTTCGCACGTTCGGCGCGCAATGGCTCGGCCGCGATGCCGACACCGGAAATCCAACGCCGTTGCCGGCGGGCATCGCATCGCGTCCCGCCGAGTGGGTCAAGGCCCCGGCGCACTATGCGCTGCACGCCACGCTGAAGCCGCCATTCCGGCTGGCCGATGGTACCGATGCGCCCATGCTCGACGCCGCCGCCCGCGCGTTCGCACGGGAGCGCGCCGCGTTTGACGCGCCGCTGACACTGTGTGCCTTGCGCGGGTTCCTGGCTTGGTGCCTTGACGATGCGCGGGCGCAGGGCGGCAAGCGGATGCATGAGCTTGCCGACGACTGCATGCGTGCCTTCGACCATTTCCGCGCGCCGGCCACGCCGGAGGAAGTGAGTCGGCGACGGCCCGACCAACTCACGGCCGCGCAGCGCGAGATGCTCGACGCCTGGGGCTATCCGTACGCGTTCGATACGTTCACGTTCCATATCACGCTGAGCGGCATGCTAGATGCCGACAACGAGGCCGCCGCGTTCGCGCAGCTATCGGCCAGCAGCGGCAGGTTGCTTGAGGGCCCGCTGCATGTCGATGCCCTCAGTCTCTTCGTCCAACCCGAGCCCGGCGCGGATTTCATCGTCGCACGTCACTACGGCTTCGATGGCACCACTGTCGACGGCGCGGGTGTCGGCTATCTTTCGGCATGACCACACGATTCCACTCCGGCTCCGCGCCTGATGGCAGCGGGCTGTTCTATGTGATGGGCCCGTCCGGCAGCGGCAAGGATTCGCTGCTGCGGACCTTGCGCGAACGGCTGCAGCGCGATGATCGTATCGTGGTGGCGCATCGCTATATCACGCGTGCCGCCGACGAAAACGAGGCATCGGTCGCGCTGTCGGCGGACGAGTTTCACCGCCGCGCGGATCTTGGCTGCCTGGCGCTGCACTGGAATAGCCACGGCTTGCACTATGGCATTGGCGTGGAGATCGAGCAGTGGCTGGCGCAGGGCATCAAGGTTGTCGTCAATGGCTCCCGAGAGTACCTGCCGCAGGCCGTGGCACGCTATCCGCATCTATGCGCGGTGCATGTGCGCGTGACACCCGAAGTGCTGGCCGCGCGTTTGCGCCAGCGCGGGCGTGAGTCGGCAGAGGGAATTGCCCGGAGGCTGGCACGCGCGGCGCAGCCGTTCGATGTGCCGCCTGGCTGCCGGGTGGTCGAGATCGACAATAGTGGCGAACTGGCCGATTCGGCCGATGCATTCGCGCGGTTGGTTGGCGCTGTGGGGGATTGAGCACAGCCTGTGTCCCCCGGCTTCTCGCCACTACGCGGGAGAGGGGGAACATCAACGGTGCTTCGAATCCTGGTGGCTTGCACCCTTTCCGCACATGTGGGAGCGTGCCCGGAGGAGAGGGCACGCGTTTGAGCGATGCCCCCGGGTACGACTCAAAGCGCCGTACTGAAACTGATCCCGTGCTCGGTGAACCCGAGCTGCCGATAGAACTGATGCGCCTGCAGGCGCCGCGCATTCGATGACAGCATGAGTTTGGCCGCGCCGGCTTCACGCGCCAGTCGCATGGCTTCCTGCATCATCTGCCTGCCGATTCCACGGCCTCGCGCAGCCGGTGCGACGACCACGGCTTCGAGTATCGCCTCGGGCCGTCCGTCGTGCACCATCACCGGAAACACCAGCAGGCTGAACGTGCCGAGCGGCACCCCGTCCGCATCGAACATCAGATAGACGCGGTAGTCCGGGTAGCGACGCATCGCGGCAAAGCGCTCGCGCATGGTCGCGAGCGGCAGCGGTGTCTCGTTATCCATCGTCGCCAGCAGGGCGGACAGGTGCAGCAGCTCTGCGTCGACGCATTGCACTTCGCGGAGCATCAGCGCTGTGGAGAAATCGGCTTCGCTCATGCAACGCGGACACAGCGTGCCGCCATGTCGAGATAGTGGGACAGGGTAGGGGTCTGCAGATCCACCACCTTGGCCAGGTCGTCGTAGCGGCGCAGACGCACAGCGGCGTCGGCGTGCGCCTGCGCGGCGAACACGCTGGCCTGTTCGCCGTCGTACGGCCCGCCCTGCAGCGAGAGGCTGTGCACGGATACCGGCGAGAGCGTGTCGAAGTACGCGGGATCGACTGCGCACAGATAGCGCTTGGCCGCCACGTGCATTCGCACCGGCTCAGTGACGTCTTCGCCGAACAGGCTGGCCAGCGCGTCGGCACCGGTTTCCTGGTGGCGCATGTCGGTGGTCAGGCTTTCGGCCAGCATCAGGTGGCCGATGTCGTGCAGTAGCGCAGCGACGATCAGCGGTTCCGGATCGCCAGCCTGCTCGGCAAGCAGCGCACACTGCAGCGCGTGGGCGGTCTGGCTGATGGCCTCGCCGCCGTAGTAC is part of the Cupriavidus metallidurans CH34 genome and harbors:
- the phnN gene encoding phosphonate metabolism protein/1,5-bisphosphokinase (PRPP-forming) PhnN — protein: MTTRFHSGSAPDGSGLFYVMGPSGSGKDSLLRTLRERLQRDDRIVVAHRYITRAADENEASVALSADEFHRRADLGCLALHWNSHGLHYGIGVEIEQWLAQGIKVVVNGSREYLPQAVARYPHLCAVHVRVTPEVLAARLRQRGRESAEGIARRLARAAQPFDVPPGCRVVEIDNSGELADSADAFARLVGAVGD
- a CDS encoding GNAT family N-acetyltransferase, producing the protein MSEADFSTALMLREVQCVDAELLHLSALLATMDNETPLPLATMRERFAAMRRYPDYRVYLMFDADGVPLGTFSLLVFPVMVHDGRPEAILEAVVVAPAARGRGIGRQMMQEAMRLAREAGAAKLMLSSNARRLQAHQFYRQLGFTEHGISFSTAL
- a CDS encoding phosphonate degradation HD-domain oxygenase; protein product: MTTLTLSSIAALFENHGTAYYGGEAISQTAHALQCALLAEQAGDPEPLIVAALLHDIGHLMLAESLTTDMRHQETGADALASLFGEDVTEPVRMHVAAKRYLCAVDPAYFDTLSPVSVHSLSLQGGPYDGEQASVFAAQAHADAAVRLRRYDDLAKVVDLQTPTLSHYLDMAARCVRVA